A single region of the Govania unica genome encodes:
- a CDS encoding surface lipoprotein assembly modifier yields MYAVFLVTALTGCIPAAAMETPSSAASQGARLDFAPTSSLDKIRQLILAGHHKEARELLSRLRQGDVDQIQIAFLEAEMHGRENNWRKAARIYRLILADHPEILRVRLELARSFFELKDYVNARKQFEIVLANRDLPPTVARNIERYIDAIRHNKAWTFNFSVGLAQDTNINSATSDHEALLLGLPFELLEDARKSPGLGLTADISGSYRFPSPVGSSFELSGGLQHTEYNKGSTFDYTMTQAGAGPRFILAPNTELLVSAVGSYNRYGGRAFYKSYGARLNLRHKMTDRLYLSSILDTQVVDFQRDNARDGWLVSATIQASYLLSQISLLQGFVGLVEEMTEVDSLSSLRYRGGLSYRRELPFGFTSELSGELSYRKFKDIDWLHGARREDWALRLGTTISNRKLDIGGFIPVIEYNYYEGMSNINFYDYDRHRVTINFTRIF; encoded by the coding sequence ATGTATGCAGTATTCCTCGTAACCGCATTAACCGGCTGCATCCCTGCGGCAGCGATGGAGACACCCTCCTCCGCTGCCTCTCAAGGTGCCCGGCTCGACTTCGCACCGACCTCCAGCCTCGATAAGATAAGGCAACTTATCCTTGCCGGTCATCACAAGGAAGCGCGAGAGCTACTCTCCCGTCTCCGACAGGGGGACGTCGACCAGATCCAGATCGCCTTCCTCGAAGCCGAGATGCATGGCCGAGAAAACAACTGGCGCAAGGCTGCCCGCATTTATCGCCTTATCCTTGCCGACCACCCCGAAATCCTGCGCGTCCGGCTGGAGCTCGCACGCAGCTTTTTCGAACTCAAGGACTATGTGAACGCACGCAAGCAATTCGAGATTGTGCTTGCAAACCGCGACCTCCCGCCAACCGTAGCCCGCAATATCGAACGCTACATCGACGCCATCCGGCATAACAAAGCCTGGACATTCAATTTCTCGGTTGGCCTTGCTCAGGATACCAACATCAACTCAGCCACAAGCGATCATGAGGCCCTCTTGTTAGGCCTCCCCTTCGAACTGTTGGAGGACGCCCGCAAGTCTCCGGGATTGGGTCTCACAGCCGATATCTCGGGGAGCTATCGTTTTCCGTCGCCGGTCGGCAGCTCTTTCGAACTCAGCGGGGGATTACAGCATACCGAGTACAATAAGGGCTCGACCTTCGACTATACGATGACCCAGGCCGGTGCGGGGCCCCGCTTCATCCTCGCGCCGAATACCGAGCTTCTCGTCTCTGCCGTTGGTTCTTACAATCGCTATGGCGGCCGCGCCTTTTATAAATCCTACGGCGCCCGGCTTAACCTTCGCCACAAGATGACCGACCGTCTTTATCTCAGCAGCATCCTCGACACACAGGTTGTAGATTTCCAGCGTGACAATGCACGCGACGGCTGGCTCGTTTCCGCCACCATCCAGGCGAGCTACCTCTTATCGCAGATCAGCCTCCTTCAAGGTTTCGTCGGCCTTGTCGAGGAGATGACCGAAGTCGACTCCCTCTCAAGCCTGCGCTATCGCGGCGGTCTTTCCTACCGGCGCGAACTTCCGTTCGGCTTCACATCCGAGCTTTCCGGAGAACTTTCCTACCGCAAGTTCAAAGATATTGATTGGCTGCATGGCGCGCGGCGCGAGGATTGGGCGTTACGTCTCGGCACCACCATTTCCAACAGAAAACTGGACATCGGCGGCTTCATTCCCGTCATCGAATATAATTATTACGAAGGCATGTCGAATATTAACTTTTATGACTACGACCGCCACCGCGTGACGATAAACTTCACCCGAATTTTCTGA
- a CDS encoding M20/M25/M40 family metallo-hydrolase yields the protein MVCGAGVAAEQLSVPEVAIAARVDDGFEGQVTFLEKIVNMNSDTMNFAGVHAVGAVFLAELQALGFEARWESMSDQTGRAGHVIATRNSKSGKSGVSILAIGHLDTIHPATSAFTRFSRIEDRATGPGIADMKSGDAVLLYALKALAAEGALNAARITVILTGDEEMPGSGVMISRRSMIEAAKKADVVLSFETGELGVAVTSRRGFAAWTLQVSGQRAHSSQIFSDSVGAGAIFGISRILDRFYEDLRGEPLLTFNPGVLSGGTNVDFDSEASMGKAFGKANVVAQSATTEGELRFIDQKQFDRASTRMKTLAADVLPGTKASLEIRDGYPAMPATAGNQRLLEALSGINQALGGGALRANDPLTRGAGDISFAAPYARAALDGLGAVGGGAHTDEEWLDLKDFRAATKRAAILLYRLSQQNARDMIETAPHIH from the coding sequence ATGGTTTGCGGGGCTGGCGTTGCGGCCGAGCAGTTGTCGGTCCCCGAGGTGGCGATTGCCGCGCGGGTGGATGACGGCTTCGAGGGGCAGGTCACTTTCCTTGAAAAAATCGTCAATATGAACAGTGACACCATGAACTTTGCGGGCGTGCATGCGGTCGGGGCTGTGTTTCTGGCCGAGTTGCAGGCGCTTGGGTTTGAGGCGCGCTGGGAGTCTATGAGTGACCAGACCGGCCGCGCCGGTCATGTGATCGCAACCCGCAACAGCAAATCCGGCAAGTCCGGAGTGAGCATTCTGGCCATCGGCCATCTCGATACCATTCATCCGGCGACGAGTGCGTTCACAAGGTTCAGCCGCATCGAGGACCGGGCCACCGGGCCGGGCATTGCCGATATGAAAAGCGGCGATGCGGTGCTGCTTTATGCCCTGAAGGCGCTTGCGGCTGAAGGCGCTCTGAACGCCGCGCGCATCACCGTGATCCTGACCGGCGACGAGGAAATGCCGGGATCAGGCGTCATGATCTCGCGCAGATCGATGATCGAGGCGGCGAAGAAAGCCGACGTGGTGCTGAGTTTCGAGACTGGTGAATTGGGGGTGGCGGTGACGTCGCGGCGCGGCTTTGCTGCCTGGACGCTTCAGGTCAGTGGCCAGCGGGCGCATTCGAGCCAGATTTTCAGCGACAGCGTGGGAGCCGGGGCCATCTTTGGCATCTCGCGCATTCTCGATCGGTTTTACGAGGACCTGCGCGGGGAACCGTTGCTGACCTTCAATCCCGGCGTTTTGTCTGGTGGCACCAATGTGGATTTTGACAGCGAGGCCTCGATGGGCAAGGCCTTCGGCAAGGCCAATGTGGTGGCGCAGTCGGCGACAACGGAAGGGGAACTTCGCTTCATCGATCAAAAACAGTTCGACCGTGCCAGCACCCGCATGAAGACATTGGCGGCGGACGTTTTGCCGGGCACCAAGGCAAGCCTTGAAATTCGCGACGGCTATCCGGCCATGCCGGCGACGGCCGGAAATCAGAGATTGCTTGAGGCCTTGAGCGGCATCAATCAGGCGCTCGGCGGTGGGGCATTGCGGGCGAACGATCCACTCACGCGGGGGGCCGGTGACATCTCGTTTGCCGCGCCTTATGCACGGGCGGCGCTTGATGGTCTGGGCGCTGTGGGCGGCGGGGCGCATACGGATGAGGAATGGCTTGACCTCAAGGACTTCCGCGCCGCGACGAAACGCGCAGCCATTTTGCTTTATCGTCTCAGCCAGCAGAATGCGCGCGATATGATCGAGACCGCGCCGCATATCCATTGA
- a CDS encoding NADP-dependent oxidoreductase, with product MTKTQNRRILLAARPHGEPTDSNFSLVTAEIPTPGPGQMLLRTLWLSLDPYMRGRMSDAKSYSDPVEVGDVMIGGAVSEVVSSNLTGFATGDIVQGYSGWQDYSLSDGVGFQKVDPTLAPISTAVGVLGMPGMTAYVGLLNIGQPKAGETVVVAAASGAVGSAVGQIARIKGCRVVGIAGGPEKCAYVTGELGFDACVDHRAADFAQQLKAACPDGIDIYFENVGGAVFAAVMPLLNMFARVPVCGLIANYNMTELPAGPDHIPVLLRDTLTKRLTFRGFLVFDFADQQPAFLRDMSGWIRDGRVKYREDVVDGLENAPRAFMGMLHGKNFGKLVVKVA from the coding sequence ATGACCAAGACCCAAAACCGTCGCATCCTGCTGGCGGCGCGCCCGCATGGCGAACCCACCGACAGCAATTTCTCCCTGGTCACGGCGGAGATTCCAACCCCCGGCCCGGGACAGATGCTGTTGCGCACCCTGTGGCTGTCGCTTGATCCCTATATGCGGGGTCGCATGTCCGACGCCAAATCCTACTCCGACCCGGTTGAGGTCGGCGATGTCATGATCGGCGGCGCGGTGAGCGAGGTGGTAAGCTCGAACCTCACCGGCTTCGCCACGGGCGATATCGTCCAGGGCTACAGCGGCTGGCAGGATTACAGTTTAAGCGACGGTGTCGGCTTTCAAAAGGTCGACCCGACCCTCGCCCCGATCTCGACCGCTGTGGGCGTCCTCGGCATGCCGGGCATGACGGCTTATGTGGGATTGCTCAATATCGGTCAGCCCAAAGCCGGGGAGACGGTGGTGGTCGCCGCCGCCTCGGGCGCTGTCGGCTCGGCCGTCGGGCAGATCGCCAGGATCAAGGGTTGCCGGGTTGTCGGCATCGCCGGTGGACCTGAAAAATGCGCCTATGTGACCGGCGAGCTCGGTTTTGACGCCTGTGTCGATCACCGCGCCGCCGATTTCGCCCAACAGCTCAAAGCCGCCTGCCCTGACGGCATCGATATTTATTTCGAAAATGTCGGCGGCGCGGTGTTTGCCGCTGTGATGCCCTTGCTGAACATGTTCGCGCGCGTGCCAGTCTGCGGCCTGATCGCCAATTACAATATGACGGAGCTGCCCGCCGGTCCTGATCATATCCCTGTTTTGCTGCGCGACACCCTAACCAAACGGCTGACCTTTCGCGGCTTCCTTGTCTTTGACTTCGCCGACCAGCAGCCCGCCTTCCTCCGCGACATGAGCGGATGGATCCGTGACGGCCGCGTCAAATACCGCGAAGATGTGGTCGACGGACTCGAAAATGCCCCGCGCGCCTTCATGGGGATGCTGCATGGCAAAAATTTCGGGAAACTGGTCGTCAAAGTCGCCTGA
- a CDS encoding M2 family metallopeptidase has product MAAASVAFMALSSCGVERSGAQAPSGPTAEEARAFVAAKSAELKGLWINAAAASWNKATNITSDTIKSEAEASATALAGGALAAREASRFNGVTTDADTRRQLEILKAGQVAPAPADPAKTRELADLMSRMEALYGEGKVCSGGKCQTLDDLSDVLATSHDEAQLRAAWVGWHDQARPLKPLYARFVALVNEGAHDLGFADTGIMWRSQYDMKPEAFATEIDRLWDEVEPLYDDLHCYVHGRLQQQYGRGTVPDGGRIPAHLLGNMWSQSWANIYPLVAPYKDAPSVDVTQALQQQGYDALKMVRMGENFFSSLGFQPLPQTFWQRSMFTRPEGREVICHASAWDLDFADDVRIKMCIKINQEDLVTIHHELGHNYYQRAYNKQPVLYQDGANDGFHEAIGDAVALSITPAYLKDKGLLPAVPHSPEAVINEQMMMALDKIAFLPFGRMIDEWRWGVFAGAITPETYNSAWWALRRKYQGIEPPVERTQADFDAGAKYHVPSNTPYMRYFLSTILQFQFYKGLCDAAGHQGPLYTCSFYDNKDAGAKLARMLEMGRSKPWPEALEVMTGTRQIDAAAMREYFAPLSAWLKEQNKGKTCGWQPS; this is encoded by the coding sequence GTGGCGGCGGCATCCGTCGCATTTATGGCCCTGTCATCCTGTGGGGTCGAACGGAGCGGGGCACAGGCCCCGTCCGGTCCGACGGCCGAGGAGGCGCGCGCTTTCGTCGCCGCCAAAAGTGCTGAACTCAAGGGTCTCTGGATCAATGCCGCTGCGGCGTCCTGGAACAAAGCCACCAATATCACAAGCGACACCATCAAAAGCGAAGCCGAGGCCAGCGCTACGGCGCTTGCGGGCGGGGCACTTGCGGCGCGGGAGGCGTCCCGCTTCAATGGCGTGACCACGGATGCGGACACCCGGCGGCAGCTTGAAATCCTCAAAGCCGGTCAGGTGGCGCCAGCGCCGGCGGATCCGGCCAAAACCCGGGAACTCGCCGACCTCATGAGCCGTATGGAGGCGCTTTACGGGGAGGGCAAGGTCTGTTCCGGCGGCAAATGCCAGACGCTAGACGATCTGTCGGATGTGCTGGCCACCAGCCATGACGAAGCTCAATTGCGTGCCGCCTGGGTCGGCTGGCATGATCAGGCACGGCCGCTGAAGCCGCTTTATGCGCGGTTTGTGGCCCTGGTGAACGAAGGCGCTCATGACCTCGGCTTCGCCGATACGGGCATCATGTGGCGTTCGCAATATGATATGAAGCCGGAGGCCTTTGCCACCGAGATCGACCGCCTGTGGGATGAGGTCGAGCCACTTTACGACGATCTGCATTGTTATGTGCACGGGCGACTGCAACAGCAGTATGGCCGGGGCACGGTGCCGGATGGCGGGCGCATTCCGGCGCATCTCCTTGGCAATATGTGGTCGCAGAGCTGGGCCAATATCTACCCGCTGGTGGCGCCTTATAAAGATGCGCCGAGCGTCGATGTCACACAGGCCTTGCAGCAGCAGGGCTATGACGCCCTGAAGATGGTGCGCATGGGCGAGAATTTCTTCTCGTCGCTCGGGTTCCAGCCCTTGCCGCAGACGTTCTGGCAGCGCTCCATGTTCACCCGGCCCGAGGGGCGCGAGGTGATCTGCCATGCGAGCGCCTGGGATCTCGATTTCGCCGACGATGTGCGCATCAAGATGTGCATCAAGATCAATCAGGAAGATCTGGTCACCATTCATCACGAGCTTGGCCATAATTATTACCAGCGGGCCTATAACAAGCAGCCGGTGCTCTATCAGGATGGCGCCAACGATGGCTTCCATGAGGCGATCGGCGATGCGGTGGCGCTGTCCATCACCCCGGCCTATCTCAAGGACAAGGGGCTGCTGCCGGCCGTGCCGCACAGCCCTGAGGCGGTGATCAACGAACAGATGATGATGGCGCTCGACAAGATCGCCTTCCTGCCGTTCGGCCGCATGATTGATGAATGGCGCTGGGGCGTATTTGCGGGCGCGATCACGCCTGAGACCTATAACAGCGCCTGGTGGGCGCTCAGGCGCAAATATCAGGGTATCGAGCCGCCGGTGGAGCGCACGCAGGCGGATTTTGATGCCGGGGCGAAATATCATGTGCCGTCCAATACGCCCTATATGCGATATTTTCTGTCCACCATTCTGCAGTTTCAGTTTTATAAGGGACTCTGTGATGCCGCCGGGCATCAGGGGCCGCTTTATACCTGTTCCTTTTATGACAACAAGGATGCCGGAGCGAAATTGGCCCGGATGCTTGAAATGGGGCGCAGCAAACCCTGGCCCGAGGCTTTGGAGGTCATGACCGGTACAAGGCAGATCGATGCCGCCGCCATGCGGGAATATTTCGCGCCCCTGAGCGCCTGGCTCAAGGAGCAGAACAAGGGCAAAACCTGCGGCTGGCAGCCGAGCTGA
- a CDS encoding PepSY domain-containing protein — translation MRKYLTLALVIGFASPAFAAGMMPPAGSMAVSAIAAKVEQRSDLGYIKKIDWEHDHGYYAVDYHDKAGKKHEMMIDPKTGEEMRKTK, via the coding sequence ATGCGCAAATACCTAACTCTGGCCTTGGTGATTGGATTTGCTTCTCCGGCTTTCGCCGCCGGAATGATGCCGCCTGCCGGGTCCATGGCCGTTTCGGCCATCGCAGCCAAAGTCGAACAGCGGTCAGATCTTGGATATATCAAGAAGATCGATTGGGAACATGATCATGGCTATTACGCCGTCGATTATCATGACAAAGCGGGTAAGAAACACGAAATGATGATCGATCCGAAAACCGGCGAGGAAATGCGTAAAACCAAGTAA
- a CDS encoding YajG family lipoprotein has protein sequence MSGSFRSPVLYLFGLSCTLGACAYVPQTAQITPRAEISQPPSERAATAAKALGPLMVALRDERSRKLIGHRADVFGSKAAIQMPPGLLLSIGTTVTEALRRQGYDAALDDKGRGAYSVPVLRISFRDLSYDSKAQKLYGFIISAQASFAVRLSGEGRDFEQFYRAEKSENAYMPPTAETNDRIINAALDEALAQVLGDPELQSALSSCGHACRN, from the coding sequence ATGTCCGGCAGTTTTCGGTCTCCCGTCCTCTATCTGTTTGGTTTGAGTTGTACTCTCGGAGCTTGCGCCTATGTGCCGCAAACGGCGCAGATCACGCCGCGAGCCGAGATCAGCCAGCCCCCGAGCGAGCGAGCAGCGACAGCGGCCAAAGCCTTAGGCCCGCTCATGGTTGCGCTACGCGATGAAAGATCCCGCAAACTTATTGGTCATCGTGCAGATGTCTTTGGCAGTAAGGCCGCAATCCAGATGCCGCCCGGGCTTCTGCTGTCCATCGGGACGACCGTGACGGAGGCTTTGCGCCGGCAAGGCTATGATGCCGCGCTGGATGACAAGGGACGTGGCGCATATTCCGTTCCGGTCCTCCGCATTTCATTTCGTGATCTGTCCTACGACTCGAAAGCCCAGAAGCTCTATGGCTTCATCATCAGCGCGCAGGCGAGCTTTGCTGTCCGTCTAAGCGGTGAGGGGCGCGATTTCGAACAGTTTTACCGGGCGGAGAAAAGCGAAAACGCTTACATGCCGCCGACGGCGGAGACAAATGACCGCATTATAAATGCGGCGCTTGACGAGGCACTCGCGCAGGTTCTGGGCGATCCGGAGTTGCAATCGGCACTTTCGAGCTGCGGTCATGCTTGCCGAAATTGA
- a CDS encoding TonB-dependent receptor, with amino-acid sequence MSSYPKLGLYITTALSLTIAAGASAQQKAPVKNPDYLEEITVTARLRSENVMDVPVAMSVFNAKTIEEAGINRAEDFMGMIPNVSFVHAQDAGTNFITIRGLTQVRNSESPVAVSIDGVLTVNPIQFTQELFDIESIQVLKGPQGALYGRNAIGGAIVITTKQPTNDFEGFVRLGLGNGGRIKGQGSVSGPIAKDKLLFRVAVSHLQHDGYLNNIFLHDKADPYKDQTGRVLLKWVGSENFAVDFRAGYSKTKGGALNYVVNADYAVGDFVGNPNNISVPIQANVRGIDDRELYDASLKMDLTTEIGTFTSITAWSKSKERSGGDSFPYSSTPADGTQDGTLNVRGISQEIRLTSPDQQRLRYIVGAYGLWTHRNLQLTTGLDLGPGIIIPGININSPINPTVFALWDDSHYRAYALFGQLNFDITEKLELAAALRYDNDRRRQENLSPFLLAPYGIPVGFARKETFDKLQPKVTLTYKAEDNFTLFANYSEGFRSGGFNQPGIAQVAVTAIPPVIGVADIFPKESSRGFEIGLKSRMLDKRVSFNASAFMTKVKGQQYFSFIPALTAQVITSIDKVDIWGFEFDGMFHVVDGFDIFGAFGYTKTEIKKYSNDPSNVGNWAPYVPRYTVNAGAQYRTAVMNDVDFMIRGEYERRGPLQWDPGNFTRNNPINLVRGRVGFEDGTNGWSLIAWAENLFNEKYNADFVIGGFAQRALPRTYGIDFTKKF; translated from the coding sequence ATGAGTAGTTATCCGAAACTGGGGCTCTATATCACAACGGCTTTGTCGCTCACTATTGCGGCCGGTGCCAGTGCTCAGCAAAAAGCGCCCGTTAAAAATCCGGACTATCTTGAAGAGATTACCGTAACCGCACGTCTGCGGTCGGAAAATGTGATGGACGTGCCGGTGGCCATGAGCGTCTTCAATGCGAAAACCATTGAAGAGGCCGGCATCAATCGCGCCGAAGATTTCATGGGCATGATCCCGAACGTCAGCTTCGTTCATGCTCAGGACGCGGGTACCAACTTCATCACCATTCGCGGCCTGACCCAGGTGCGCAATTCGGAATCTCCGGTGGCCGTCTCCATTGATGGCGTGTTGACGGTGAACCCGATCCAGTTCACCCAGGAATTGTTTGATATCGAATCCATCCAGGTACTAAAAGGCCCGCAAGGCGCGCTTTATGGCCGCAACGCCATCGGCGGCGCCATTGTGATCACCACCAAACAGCCGACCAATGATTTCGAAGGCTTCGTTCGTCTCGGTCTCGGCAATGGCGGGCGGATCAAGGGGCAGGGATCGGTCAGCGGACCGATCGCCAAGGACAAGTTGCTGTTCCGCGTGGCGGTGTCGCATCTTCAGCATGACGGCTATCTCAACAATATTTTCTTGCATGACAAGGCGGATCCTTACAAGGATCAAACCGGTCGTGTCCTGTTGAAGTGGGTCGGCAGTGAAAATTTTGCCGTCGATTTCCGCGCCGGATATTCAAAGACCAAGGGCGGGGCGCTCAATTATGTTGTGAATGCCGATTATGCCGTGGGGGATTTCGTCGGCAATCCTAATAACATCAGTGTTCCTATTCAGGCCAATGTACGGGGCATCGATGATCGTGAACTTTACGATGCCTCGCTCAAGATGGATTTGACGACGGAGATTGGCACGTTTACGTCGATCACGGCCTGGAGCAAATCCAAGGAACGCTCAGGCGGTGACTCTTTCCCCTACTCGTCTACTCCGGCTGATGGGACACAGGACGGCACGCTCAATGTGCGCGGCATCAGTCAGGAAATTCGCCTGACTTCGCCGGATCAGCAGCGCTTGCGCTACATCGTCGGTGCCTACGGATTATGGACGCATCGTAATCTGCAGCTGACCACGGGCCTCGACTTGGGCCCTGGCATTATTATCCCTGGCATTAATATCAACAGCCCGATCAATCCAACGGTTTTCGCCCTGTGGGATGACAGTCATTATCGGGCTTACGCGCTATTCGGTCAGTTGAATTTCGACATCACCGAAAAGCTCGAATTGGCGGCGGCACTTCGTTACGACAACGATCGCCGCAGGCAGGAAAACCTGTCGCCATTCCTGCTGGCGCCTTACGGAATTCCAGTTGGGTTTGCCCGCAAGGAAACTTTTGACAAACTTCAGCCCAAAGTCACTTTGACTTATAAGGCAGAAGATAACTTCACCTTGTTTGCGAATTACAGTGAGGGCTTTCGTTCGGGCGGGTTCAATCAGCCCGGGATTGCGCAAGTTGCAGTTACGGCGATTCCACCGGTCATCGGCGTCGCCGATATTTTCCCGAAGGAATCCTCCCGTGGTTTTGAAATCGGTCTGAAAAGCCGCATGCTCGATAAGCGGGTGAGCTTTAACGCCAGCGCCTTCATGACCAAGGTTAAGGGCCAGCAATATTTCTCCTTTATCCCGGCCCTGACGGCGCAGGTCATCACCAGCATCGATAAAGTCGATATCTGGGGCTTTGAATTTGATGGCATGTTCCATGTGGTGGACGGCTTCGATATTTTCGGCGCCTTTGGGTATACGAAGACCGAGATCAAGAAATACAGCAACGATCCAAGCAATGTCGGCAATTGGGCGCCCTATGTGCCGCGGTACACGGTGAATGCTGGGGCTCAATACCGGACTGCGGTCATGAATGATGTTGATTTTATGATCCGGGGTGAGTATGAGCGTCGCGGGCCGCTGCAATGGGATCCGGGCAATTTCACGCGCAACAATCCGATCAATCTCGTACGCGGACGGGTCGGGTTTGAGGACGGTACAAACGGCTGGTCCCTCATCGCCTGGGCCGAGAATCTGTTCAACGAAAAATATAATGCTGATTTCGTGATCGGCGGCTTCGCACAACGGGCCTTGCCGCGCACCTACGGAATCGATTTCACCAAGAAATTCTGA
- a CDS encoding aspartate/glutamate racemase family protein, protein MLINTKEKRILVITPALASEEFSFFDQSVPAFSKKNVVEVEHIFIETGTGSIENYIDDALVTPATIIAAIKAEQKGFDGIIINCMCDPAVHAVREAVSIPVSGTAEIAMHMASILGHKFGYIDVLDTSRTMVSDQVARYGLESRYGVFRSVNVPVLEIENDKDKVTEDLVNEAMEAVIKDHADVIVLGCGAFLGCDLAIREAFFKKFKKFLSGPGRERGLSPVPVIDPLPLAINVMTALVLSELSTSKLAYPYPQNKKPMVGYNMPEGLYLSKL, encoded by the coding sequence ATGCTTATCAACACGAAAGAAAAACGCATTCTGGTGATTACCCCCGCGCTTGCATCGGAGGAATTCAGTTTCTTTGACCAGAGCGTCCCCGCCTTCAGCAAGAAAAATGTGGTGGAAGTCGAACATATTTTCATAGAGACGGGAACCGGCTCTATCGAAAACTATATTGACGATGCCCTGGTAACCCCGGCCACCATAATCGCCGCCATCAAGGCTGAGCAAAAGGGCTTTGACGGCATTATCATCAACTGCATGTGTGATCCGGCCGTACATGCCGTGCGCGAGGCGGTCTCCATTCCGGTCAGCGGCACGGCCGAAATCGCCATGCATATGGCCAGTATTCTTGGCCATAAATTCGGTTATATCGACGTGCTTGACACCTCCCGCACTATGGTCAGTGACCAGGTGGCACGCTATGGGCTGGAAAGCCGCTATGGCGTATTCCGGTCGGTCAATGTTCCGGTGCTTGAAATTGAAAATGACAAGGACAAGGTCACCGAGGATCTCGTCAACGAAGCAATGGAAGCCGTGATCAAGGACCATGCGGATGTGATCGTTCTAGGTTGCGGCGCATTCCTCGGCTGTGACCTCGCCATTCGCGAGGCATTTTTCAAAAAATTCAAAAAGTTTCTATCGGGCCCCGGCCGTGAACGCGGTCTGAGCCCGGTGCCGGTGATCGACCCCTTGCCGCTTGCGATTAATGTCATGACCGCTCTGGTGCTGAGCGAACTGTCGACCAGCAAACTTGCCTATCCCTACCCGCAAAACAAAAAGCCAATGGTCGGTTATAACATGCCGGAAGGCCTCTATCTTTCCAAACTCTGA
- a CDS encoding cytosine permease encodes MEELVSDHFRAPVPPERRVSGWKIGLIVFTIGLTLPIFFIGATIGQQLGIADAARTFFGGCLLLGVLASLTSIVGARTGLSSYMIIQFSFGRDGAKLVNALMAVALLGYFGATADIFGRAIQQAVQEIYGLTVPRPLFVIVTCILMTITAIFGFRAIERLAQVAAPLMASFLVYAVYLALGQRDWASVMSFEGRGDMTVGLALSTIVASSIQAAVLAPDVARFARNTRQAIISVWGLALGFPLIFLVSAIPSVAVGELEIMKIMIGIGLTLPALFILVLSAWTNSTVNLYSTSMTLATIATKAREWKITLVAAIFGTSLALMGIMDHFLVFLTAIGIATPPVAGIYLADYFFLRGRHYDVADLKRNPAIGWPALLAWGLSSAVGFVTANSVITLTTVPAGDSLLSAFVIYLVLKRLMGRKPSVHVTV; translated from the coding sequence ATGGAAGAGTTGGTCAGCGACCATTTTCGGGCACCCGTTCCGCCGGAACGCCGGGTCAGCGGCTGGAAGATCGGCTTGATCGTGTTCACGATTGGTTTGACGCTGCCGATTTTCTTCATCGGGGCCACCATCGGCCAGCAACTCGGGATTGCCGATGCCGCGCGCACCTTCTTTGGCGGATGTTTGCTGTTGGGCGTGCTCGCGTCATTGACCAGCATTGTTGGCGCACGCACGGGGCTTTCGTCTTATATGATTATCCAGTTTTCCTTCGGCCGCGACGGGGCCAAGCTCGTCAATGCCTTGATGGCGGTGGCGCTACTTGGATATTTCGGGGCCACGGCAGATATTTTCGGCCGGGCGATCCAGCAGGCGGTGCAGGAAATATATGGTCTTACGGTGCCGCGTCCGCTGTTTGTGATCGTGACCTGCATACTGATGACGATTACCGCCATTTTCGGCTTTCGCGCCATCGAAAGATTGGCGCAGGTGGCGGCACCGCTCATGGCGTCATTTCTCGTTTATGCGGTTTATCTCGCGCTCGGTCAGCGCGACTGGGCCAGTGTGATGAGTTTTGAGGGCCGGGGCGACATGACGGTCGGGCTGGCGCTTTCGACCATTGTCGCCTCGTCCATTCAGGCGGCGGTGCTGGCCCCTGACGTGGCGCGGTTCGCCCGCAACACGCGGCAGGCGATCATTTCGGTCTGGGGGCTGGCGCTGGGCTTTCCGCTGATTTTTCTGGTCTCGGCCATTCCGTCCGTTGCTGTGGGCGAACTTGAGATCATGAAGATCATGATCGGCATCGGCCTGACCTTGCCGGCGCTGTTCATTCTGGTGCTGTCGGCCTGGACCAACAGCACGGTCAATCTCTATTCGACCTCCATGACGCTCGCCACAATCGCGACCAAGGCGCGGGAATGGAAAATCACGCTGGTGGCCGCCATCTTTGGCACCTCTTTGGCGCTCATGGGCATCATGGATCATTTTCTCGTTTTCCTGACCGCCATCGGCATCGCCACGCCGCCTGTTGCCGGGATCTATCTCGCCGATTATTTCTTCCTGCGCGGGCGTCACTATGATGTGGCCGATCTTAAGCGCAATCCGGCCATCGGCTGGCCCGCACTTCTCGCCTGGGGCCTGAGCTCGGCGGTTGGTTTTGTTACGGCGAACAGTGTCATAACCCTGACTACGGTCCCGGCCGGGGACAGTCTGCTATCGGCTTTTGTGATCTATCTGGTGCTCAAGCGGTTGATGGGGCGGAAGCCGTCCGTCCATGTGACGGTGTAG